The nucleotide sequence TACATTGAAACACCGGCTCATAACCTTTCTATAGCCGTCCTGATTGGAGGGATTTTGCAGCTACTTTTAATAATATTTAGTGCATACAAATTAAAGGCTTTCTTTTCTTTTAGTTTAGAATTAAGTAACGAAGTGAAGTTGTTTTTCAAGCGTGTAATACCTGCAATTATCAACAACTGTGTAACTCAAATAAGCTTATGGATCGACACAATCATGGCGAGTTTTATACCAAATGCAGTTTCTTATATATATTATGCCGATAGACTAAATCAACTACCGCAAGGAGTAATTGGCACTGCAATTGGTACAGTACTTCTTCCTCTGATTTCAAAACGAATAAATGATACTGAGAATATAGTCAAAATACAGAACAAGGCCCTTAATATAGGGTTAATATTAATTATGCCAATAACTGCTGCTTTTATCATTATTCCTGACATAATTTTACTTACGCTTTTTTCTTACGGCCGATTTGATTATTATGCAGTGCAGCAAACTATTCCTACATTAGTAGCATTTTCTCTTTCTTTACCCGCATTTATTATAAATAAAGTATTGCTACCCACATTCTTTGCTAGGGGAAAGCTAAAAATACCAACTATGTTCTCATTAACGTGCCTTGGAATTAATGTAATACTAAATCTCCTATTAATGAACAAATACCAACATATAGGAATTGCTATTGCTACTTCCATTTCCACTTGGATAAATTCTATTTTATTGATTAATTATTTAACAGTAAATAAGATGTATAAGATTAGCCAAGCATTATTACTAAATATTGTAAAAATACTCACTGCAACATTGGTTATGTCAATAGTTCTTTATCTCTCTAATTACTTATCAGCAGGGTTGTTTTTCGATAGAGGGCTAGCTCGTATTGTTTATTTAGTAACTTTAATAGCTTTGAGTGTTATTATTTATTCTAGCACTCTTTACCTAATTTTTAGAGGAAATTTGAATAATTTGAAATATGTATAAATTACACCCTTTGTATTGCTATATGTCATTTCAGCTACTATTCCAATATCCACTCCTTTCATCCCATAACCTATTCCTGTCATCCCAGTGTCAAGCACTGGGATCCAGAAATTTTGTTGATTATATAATCTGGAAAACCTTATTTAAGTCACACTGGATCACAGTGTCACACACACAACTGTATGAGTGTTGTGGTTTGAGAGCAATTTCCACTAGGAACCCAGTGCTCATCAGACCAGCTTCTCATGTAAAAATGCTATGTTTTAACATAAGAATAGCTACTTTTTTGCTAATTAACTTAATGTCTAATCAAATTTCCTGGATCCCAGTGTCAAGCACTGGGGTGACAAGAAGAGAAGGGATGCTGGAATGAGAGGTCTATTATGAAACTTTCTTTATACGCCATATCATCAATCTTGTTTCTATTAATTCTCATGCACGTTGCTGCAACTTTTAAGGATTGGAGTGGCTACAGAGAATATATCGTAAAAGAGTTAGAGAAGACGTATGATGCTAAAGTACATGTTGGAGGAAAAATTGAAGTTTCGCTCATTACTCCAAAACTTACTATTCACAATGTATATGTACAATACAACAAAAACAAGGAGCAAAAATTATCAGATTTAATTAGTGCAAAAAAAATTGAAATAAGGCCATCGCTATTATCGTTGTTTTCATTTTCATTGCAACCAAAGTCAATCTCATTTTTGGGCATGAAAAGCAACAAAGAAAATTTACTTAATATTATGAATACGAAAGCCAATGATAATACAGTTGATATATTAATAAAGGACAGCCAAATAAGTTTTGGCGCCGATACTATTAACATCAAGGAAGTTGCTATAAAAAAAAATAAGCAGTTTTTTGGTGAAGTACAGATTGGTGACAACAATTACGATTTTTCTGGAAAGGTTAATGTAACAAAAAATAATGTACACATTAGTGTTGATTCAAATTTTGCAAATTTGCTATTTAAAGGTAATAGAAATCAAGAAGAGCTCAAGGGCAATTTAGTATTGACGATTAATAATAATTCTGATTCTATGAGCGACTTGGCAAAAATCATTAATCTTAGCTTCCTTTCTTATGTGATTCCCAGCGAAAATATTGAGATATCATCCAATATCAATCTCAATGAAAGCGAGTTTACGGCAACTGATTTAAAAATTGAGTCCAAAAGCATGCAAGGCACTGGTATAATACAAAATGATAGAAAAAGTGATCATACTAATATCAATATTAGTTTTAGTAAAGTCGACCTAAAAAACGGCTCACACAAAACAACAGATATGAAGGGTCTTTTAGAATCTTTTAGAGAGGTTGTGCCAAAGAACCTGAGCTTGGATTTTAATATGGAAGCTTCAAATATTCAATATCAAAACAGGATATTGGACAAATTTCATGCTACGCTAAAATTTGCTAATGGCGAAATAAAAGTTGATACTCTTCTTCAATTTCCTGGAACCAATAATATATCTCGCTTATCAGGAAAAGTTTCAAACAATGGCAACTTGTCTGAATTTAATGGTGATATATTGATAAAGGGTGAGTCGTTCATCTCACATATTTTACCTTCT is from Wolbachia endosymbiont (group B) of Hofmannophila pseudospretella and encodes:
- the murJ gene encoding murein biosynthesis integral membrane protein MurJ; this encodes MFKSIFTFSFFTAISRISGLIRDVLIATVIGATSLADIFFSSFRFANLFRSFFAEGAFTTSFIPLYSAESYDNKKAFNFASSVISITFIILVIFCLITQTFFPYMIKIFTPGFDQNKFTFTVTLSKIMMPYIIFVSIASLIGGMLQVKQHFASTAISPIILNLCLIISLFLPYIETPAHNLSIAVLIGGILQLLLIIFSAYKLKAFFSFSLELSNEVKLFFKRVIPAIINNCVTQISLWIDTIMASFIPNAVSYIYYADRLNQLPQGVIGTAIGTVLLPLISKRINDTENIVKIQNKALNIGLILIMPITAAFIIIPDIILLTLFSYGRFDYYAVQQTIPTLVAFSLSLPAFIINKVLLPTFFARGKLKIPTMFSLTCLGINVILNLLLMNKYQHIGIAIATSISTWINSILLINYLTVNKMYKISQALLLNIVKILTATLVMSIVLYLSNYLSAGLFFDRGLARIVYLVTLIALSVIIYSSTLYLIFRGNLNNLKYV